A section of the Fibrobacter sp. genome encodes:
- a CDS encoding GTPase domain-containing protein, with protein sequence MSSINFATREISCKVVYYGPGLSGKTTNLQVIHQKMPQDKRTDMVSLATEGDRTLFFDFLPLNLGDIKGFKTRFQLYTVPGQVYYNSTRKLVLRGVDGIVFVADSQRSRQAENLESLQNLRQNLQDYGMDLDDMPFVLQYNKRDMDNVFTLDELNAELNPRSVPFFPATAHNGKGVVTTLKTIAMLVIEKFNVKQGFLHQAAATANNTGVHDVSLTKEGVSVKAAAPAQPQQPAPGASPFRMPSFAAKPPSAAPAQPATAGAGLFQKGATSSPFGRPRAAAPVPRMPTFGRDVAKPNNEGDDEIELRPYVPKKK encoded by the coding sequence ATGTCTTCGATTAATTTTGCTACAAGAGAAATTAGTTGTAAAGTTGTTTATTATGGCCCGGGTCTTAGTGGTAAGACCACCAATTTGCAGGTGATCCACCAGAAGATGCCTCAGGACAAGCGTACCGACATGGTGTCCCTCGCTACCGAAGGTGACCGTACCTTGTTCTTCGACTTTTTGCCGTTGAACCTCGGTGATATTAAGGGCTTCAAGACTCGTTTCCAGCTCTATACTGTTCCTGGTCAGGTCTATTATAACAGTACCCGTAAGCTGGTGCTTCGCGGTGTAGACGGTATCGTGTTCGTTGCCGACTCCCAGCGTTCTCGTCAGGCTGAAAACTTGGAAAGCTTGCAGAACCTTCGCCAGAACCTTCAGGACTACGGCATGGATCTTGACGATATGCCCTTCGTGCTCCAGTACAACAAGCGCGATATGGATAACGTGTTTACCCTCGACGAATTGAACGCCGAACTGAATCCCCGTAGCGTGCCGTTCTTCCCGGCCACCGCCCATAACGGTAAGGGTGTTGTGACCACTCTTAAGACCATCGCTATGCTGGTCATTGAAAAGTTTAACGTCAAGCAGGGTTTCTTGCATCAGGCTGCAGCCACCGCCAACAACACTGGCGTTCACGATGTGTCCCTCACCAAGGAAGGTGTTTCCGTCAAGGCCGCCGCTCCTGCTCAGCCGCAGCAGCCCGCACCTGGTGCATCTCCCTTCCGTATGCCTTCTTTCGCAGCGAAGCCGCCTAGCGCAGCTCCCGCACAGCCGGCAACTGCCGGGGCAGGTCTGTTCCAGAAGGGAGCTACATCCTCTCCCTTCGGTCGTCCTCGCGCCGCCGCTCCTGTTCCGC
- the sufC gene encoding Fe-S cluster assembly ATPase SufC — translation MLSIKNLKASIEDGTQILKGINLEVKPGEVHAIMGPNGSGKSTLSKVIAGHPAYTVNDGVVELDGKNLLDMEICERANSGLFISTQYPTEIPGVNNVEFLKMALNSKRNFLGLPEMSDADFKNLCEEKMQLLEMDDRYRDRGVNEGYSGGEKKRNEILQMAILDPKVSFLDETDSGLDIDALRIVANGINHIMSPEKAVILVTHYQRLLDYIKPTYVHVLRHGKIILSGGPELALKLEEQGYDWIEEK, via the coding sequence ATGTTAAGTATCAAGAATCTTAAGGCAAGTATTGAAGACGGCACCCAAATCCTTAAGGGTATCAACTTGGAAGTAAAGCCCGGCGAAGTCCACGCCATCATGGGCCCTAACGGAAGCGGCAAGAGCACCCTTTCCAAGGTCATTGCAGGCCACCCCGCCTACACCGTGAACGATGGTGTCGTTGAACTTGACGGCAAGAACCTCTTGGATATGGAAATCTGCGAACGCGCCAACTCCGGTCTGTTCATCAGCACCCAGTACCCCACCGAAATTCCCGGCGTAAACAACGTGGAATTTTTGAAGATGGCGCTGAACTCCAAGCGTAACTTCCTGGGACTGCCAGAAATGAGCGACGCCGACTTCAAGAACCTTTGCGAAGAAAAGATGCAGCTTTTGGAAATGGACGACCGTTACCGTGACCGTGGCGTCAACGAAGGATACTCCGGCGGCGAAAAGAAACGTAACGAAATCCTCCAGATGGCTATTCTCGACCCTAAGGTTTCCTTCTTGGACGAAACCGACTCCGGCCTGGACATTGATGCGCTCCGCATTGTGGCAAACGGCATCAACCATATCATGAGTCCCGAAAAGGCAGTGATTCTCGTGACCCATTACCAGCGCTTGCTGGACTACATCAAGCCCACCTACGTTCACGTGCTGCGCCACGGTAAGATTATTCTGAGCGGTGGTCCGGAACTGGCC
- the rpsT gene encoding 30S ribosomal protein S20: MPQHKSCKKRLIQAEKANAMNRSCRSAIRTSLKVIRSAATKEEALKELPNLFSQLDKAAAKHRAGFCANRAANYKAKAAKIVNALA, from the coding sequence GTGCCTCAACACAAATCTTGCAAAAAGCGTTTGATCCAGGCCGAAAAGGCCAATGCCATGAACCGTTCCTGCCGTTCTGCTATCCGTACTAGCCTGAAGGTTATCCGTTCTGCTGCTACTAAGGAAGAAGCTCTGAAGGAATTGCCGAACTTGTTCAGCCAGCTCGATAAGGCTGCTGCCAAGCATCGTGCCGGTTTCTGCGCAAACCGCGCTGCCAACTACAAGGCTAAGGCTGCTAAGATCGTTAACGCTCTCGCTTAA
- a CDS encoding DegT/DnrJ/EryC1/StrS family aminotransferase: MIPFVNLVAQRNTYRKEFEEMEKSVLDSGCFIGGEQVANLEKELSQHIEKSLENGRKIHTIACGSGTDALTIALMALGLSVGDEVIVPDFTFIAPAECVAFLGGTPRFADIDIQTLQISPVSVEKLITPKTKGIIAVNLFGQCVPFAELRKIAEKHNLWIIEDSAQAFGATQNGRAACTFGDIAITSFYPTKPLGCYGDGGALFTCSETLAEKIRMIANHGSKGHYNHEIIGINSRLDALQAAILRVKLRHLDEELKVRQQNAAKYDAFFKNWEGVVPQKTAEGNTSTVAQYTLLVQDREAFIAKLNAAQVPFCIHYPATLQSQKCFAEEGVAAPNATLACTQAISLPVCAFTDVDEIIRRIQTQTKV, translated from the coding sequence ATGATTCCCTTTGTAAACCTTGTTGCTCAACGAAATACATACCGCAAAGAATTCGAGGAAATGGAGAAATCCGTTCTTGACAGCGGTTGTTTTATCGGTGGCGAACAGGTTGCAAATTTAGAAAAGGAACTTTCCCAGCATATCGAGAAATCCCTTGAAAACGGGCGAAAAATCCATACTATCGCCTGTGGAAGCGGAACGGACGCCCTGACCATCGCCCTGATGGCCCTCGGATTGAGCGTCGGAGACGAGGTTATTGTACCCGACTTCACCTTTATTGCCCCAGCGGAATGCGTGGCTTTTTTAGGTGGAACGCCCAGATTTGCCGACATCGACATCCAGACCCTGCAGATTTCGCCGGTCAGCGTAGAAAAACTGATTACCCCAAAGACCAAGGGTATTATCGCCGTAAACCTTTTCGGTCAGTGCGTCCCCTTTGCAGAACTGCGCAAAATCGCCGAAAAACATAATCTTTGGATTATCGAGGACTCCGCCCAGGCCTTCGGCGCCACCCAGAACGGCAGAGCAGCCTGCACTTTCGGCGACATCGCCATTACCAGTTTCTACCCCACCAAGCCCCTGGGTTGCTACGGCGACGGCGGCGCCTTGTTTACCTGCAGCGAAACTTTGGCAGAAAAAATTCGCATGATCGCAAACCACGGCAGCAAGGGACACTACAATCACGAGATTATCGGCATCAACAGCCGACTGGACGCTTTACAGGCAGCCATTTTGCGGGTAAAGCTTCGCCATTTAGATGAGGAATTGAAAGTACGCCAGCAAAATGCAGCCAAGTACGACGCATTTTTCAAAAATTGGGAGGGCGTTGTTCCCCAAAAGACAGCCGAAGGGAACACAAGCACTGTGGCCCAGTATACGCTTCTGGTTCAGGACCGCGAGGCATTTATTGCCAAGCTTAACGCCGCCCAGGTTCCGTTCTGCATCCACTACCCTGCCACCCTGCAAAGTCAGAAATGCTTTGCAGAGGAAGGCGTTGCGGCCCCAAACGCCACCTTGGCCTGCACCCAGGCCATCAGCCTTCCCGTATGCGCCTTCACCGACGTTGACGAAATAATTCGACGTATACAGACGCAAACAAAAGTCTAA
- the dnaG gene encoding DNA primase — protein sequence MAFYSNEIIQQLKTQADIATVIENFVPLKRSGNGRYLGVCPFHNDRSPSMNVNPSLGIYKCFACGAAGDVFKFVQEHEKLDFKGAVEWVANFTGFALPSLGAPENAEIVEERERVRRLNELACEWFEQQLTMSQKAQAYLNSRHITEETRKRFHIGYAPDGREGFISHAVKNGFSPLDCVKAGLAVEKEHGGISDKFRDRLMIAIQNISGMIVAFGGRDLSENKDPNFKPAKYMNSPESALYHKSDILFGLNHARQSIAKEQAVIIVEGYFDMISLYQGGVTNVVAASGTALTETHASILARYAKTAYLVFDGDAAGQKATLRSLEIVLPKGIAPRVFALSRPDGTKIDPDNFVNEQGPEAFRNALSTADDWLNYLASQKDLRRPEERANFVSYAKSLVKSIGDRELQNQYLKLISERFNTDRSLAQVRPIKQEKRLPQQSAAPQVQEISVPWHAIPPIEIRFATLLLRNPTLMDRALEYFDMDWATSGIQMFESPIVEEFVNTVVALYAETGTHSPQLLYENVSPEMQAFIEGLSEEQWKPPQEIYEFYQTLTVLSTKLCDRQKKALPLDTMERVNARMKMTKFTQGMQTLNNLLNAEKIQIDAFADQVVRSKSQLIMFQAALSDEQVLVAQAAPNPQPAMSAPTPVTQQTAPTMSAPAPHPGSANSAPEPPPESFNEEPPEGFGDEPPPGFDEEPPEEAYSFDDGGFGNDDEGF from the coding sequence GTGGCTTTTTACTCTAACGAAATCATCCAACAGCTGAAAACTCAGGCGGATATTGCAACCGTCATTGAGAATTTTGTGCCGTTGAAGCGTTCCGGAAACGGGCGCTATCTTGGAGTATGCCCCTTCCACAACGACCGTTCCCCCTCCATGAATGTGAACCCCAGTTTGGGCATTTACAAATGCTTTGCCTGCGGTGCTGCCGGCGACGTTTTCAAGTTCGTCCAAGAGCACGAAAAACTGGATTTCAAGGGTGCAGTGGAATGGGTCGCCAACTTTACGGGTTTTGCCCTTCCCTCCTTGGGTGCTCCCGAAAATGCGGAAATCGTTGAGGAACGCGAACGGGTTCGCCGATTGAACGAACTGGCCTGCGAATGGTTCGAGCAGCAGCTCACCATGAGTCAAAAAGCACAGGCCTACTTGAACAGCCGCCACATTACCGAGGAAACCCGCAAGCGTTTCCATATCGGTTACGCCCCCGATGGTCGCGAAGGTTTTATTAGTCACGCCGTCAAGAACGGATTTTCTCCCTTGGATTGCGTGAAGGCTGGTCTTGCCGTAGAAAAGGAACACGGAGGTATTTCCGACAAGTTCCGCGATCGTCTGATGATCGCCATCCAAAACATTTCCGGCATGATCGTTGCCTTTGGTGGCCGTGACCTCAGCGAAAACAAGGACCCCAATTTTAAGCCGGCAAAGTACATGAACAGTCCGGAATCCGCCCTTTACCACAAGAGCGACATTCTATTCGGATTGAATCATGCCCGTCAAAGCATAGCCAAGGAGCAGGCCGTCATTATCGTAGAAGGCTACTTCGACATGATTAGCCTTTACCAAGGTGGCGTTACCAACGTGGTAGCCGCCTCCGGAACCGCCTTGACCGAAACCCACGCCAGCATTCTGGCACGTTACGCCAAAACAGCTTACTTGGTTTTTGACGGCGACGCTGCTGGTCAAAAGGCTACTTTGCGCAGTTTGGAAATCGTGCTTCCCAAGGGAATCGCCCCACGAGTGTTTGCATTGTCCCGTCCGGACGGCACCAAGATCGACCCTGACAACTTTGTAAACGAACAGGGTCCCGAAGCATTTAGAAACGCTTTGTCCACCGCAGACGACTGGCTGAACTATCTCGCCAGTCAAAAGGACTTGCGCCGCCCCGAAGAAAGGGCAAACTTTGTAAGCTACGCCAAATCCCTGGTAAAGAGCATTGGCGATCGTGAACTTCAGAACCAATACCTGAAGCTTATTTCGGAACGATTCAACACAGACCGTTCACTGGCGCAGGTCCGCCCCATCAAGCAGGAAAAGCGACTGCCCCAGCAGAGCGCCGCGCCCCAGGTCCAGGAAATTTCCGTTCCCTGGCACGCCATTCCCCCTATCGAAATTCGCTTTGCCACTTTGCTGTTGCGCAACCCCACCTTGATGGACCGCGCACTGGAATACTTCGACATGGACTGGGCCACCAGCGGCATCCAGATGTTCGAATCCCCCATCGTGGAAGAATTCGTCAATACGGTGGTGGCTTTGTACGCAGAAACAGGCACCCATTCTCCCCAGCTTTTGTACGAGAATGTTTCTCCTGAAATGCAAGCATTCATTGAAGGCCTTTCCGAAGAACAGTGGAAGCCCCCTCAGGAAATTTACGAGTTCTACCAGACGCTGACGGTGCTTTCCACAAAGCTTTGCGACCGTCAGAAGAAGGCTTTGCCCTTGGATACTATGGAACGCGTCAACGCCCGCATGAAGATGACGAAGTTCACCCAAGGAATGCAGACTTTGAACAACCTGCTGAACGCTGAAAAAATCCAGATTGATGCCTTTGCCGATCAAGTTGTCCGCAGCAAGTCACAGCTGATTATGTTCCAGGCAGCGCTTTCTGACGAGCAAGTTTTAGTTGCACAAGCAGCACCGAATCCCCAGCCGGCCATGAGCGCGCCAACCCCGGTTACACAGCAAACGGCACCCACCATGAGTGCGCCTGCTCCGCATCCGGGATCGGCTAATAGCGCGCCGGAGCCGCCTCCCGAAAGTTTCAATGAGGAGCCCCCTGAAGGATTCGGAGACGAACCGCCGCCAGGCTTTGACGAAGAACCGCCTGAAGAAGCCTATTCCTTTGACGATGGTGGTTTCGGCAACGACGATGAGGGCTTCTAG
- a CDS encoding MATE family efflux transporter encodes MKGTQVKDRSLLSLSWPLIFTFAVNMIQPMMDSWFLSRTSEEAAAGVGALMPVLAALFTAINAFSQAGASIASQYMGAEQNSHARSTKTMVLCGSLMVGLLMTLAIIPLSGRIPVWMGLQGAPVIYAQQFMSVVAFGFAFRALQSSLTAFVATHGLTVWNLIGNIITIVSNAAMNYVFLNGLFGLPKMGARGVGLATALSWLISSAILWCVLRYKIQHKTHRRDLKRSRAILPDWIRIGFPAAAEPISFQLFNVFITSMVAHLGTLAMTARVFAGNFAALSVILGIGLGNGNQILVAHLVGAKEFKTANQRVHQTILISCISGLILSVIMALCGTHLIGIFTDNPDVIALGQMCLWCDVAVQPFKAVNFVLTTSMRAAGDSKFPAFVGSGMMWTLGVGTALFLAFVLDLGLPGLWLGMAADEFYRSIANYYRWRSGKWQSKAVV; translated from the coding sequence ATGAAAGGGACTCAAGTCAAAGACCGTTCTCTCCTCAGCCTCTCGTGGCCGCTGATATTCACCTTCGCCGTGAATATGATCCAGCCCATGATGGACAGCTGGTTCTTGTCACGAACTTCCGAAGAAGCTGCCGCAGGCGTCGGTGCATTGATGCCCGTTCTCGCAGCCTTGTTTACCGCCATCAACGCATTCTCCCAGGCAGGAGCAAGCATCGCCTCCCAGTACATGGGCGCCGAGCAGAACAGTCACGCCCGCTCCACCAAGACCATGGTGCTTTGCGGAAGCTTGATGGTCGGCCTTCTGATGACTTTAGCCATCATTCCCTTGTCCGGGCGCATTCCCGTTTGGATGGGCCTGCAGGGCGCACCTGTTATTTATGCCCAGCAGTTCATGTCGGTGGTGGCATTCGGCTTTGCCTTCAGGGCGCTGCAGTCCTCCCTTACCGCCTTTGTGGCAACCCACGGCCTCACCGTATGGAACCTGATAGGAAACATCATCACCATCGTCAGCAACGCCGCCATGAACTACGTGTTCCTGAATGGACTTTTCGGACTGCCCAAGATGGGAGCCCGAGGCGTGGGCTTGGCCACCGCACTTTCCTGGCTGATTTCTTCCGCAATCCTCTGGTGCGTTCTGCGTTACAAGATCCAGCACAAGACCCACCGCCGCGACCTGAAGCGTTCCCGCGCCATTTTGCCAGACTGGATCCGCATTGGCTTTCCTGCCGCCGCAGAGCCCATCAGTTTCCAGCTGTTCAACGTGTTCATCACTTCTATGGTGGCGCACTTGGGAACCCTGGCCATGACCGCCCGCGTCTTTGCGGGAAACTTCGCCGCTTTGTCTGTAATTCTAGGCATCGGCCTCGGCAATGGAAACCAGATTCTTGTGGCCCACTTGGTCGGCGCAAAGGAATTCAAGACTGCAAACCAGAGAGTTCATCAAACCATCTTAATCAGCTGCATCAGCGGTCTTATTTTGTCTGTAATCATGGCACTTTGCGGAACCCACCTGATTGGAATTTTTACAGATAATCCCGACGTGATTGCATTGGGCCAGATGTGCCTTTGGTGCGATGTGGCGGTGCAACCCTTCAAGGCAGTAAACTTTGTTCTAACCACATCCATGCGAGCCGCTGGCGATTCTAAGTTCCCAGCATTTGTCGGAAGCGGCATGATGTGGACTTTGGGCGTAGGCACAGCACTGTTCCTGGCATTCGTTCTTGACCTTGGCCTTCCCGGTCTTTGGCTGGGCATGGCTGCCGACGAATTCTACAGATCCATCGCAAACTACTACCGTTGGCGCAGCGGAAAGTGGCAGAGCAAGGCCGTGGTTTAA